From the genome of Bubalus bubalis isolate 160015118507 breed Murrah chromosome 2, NDDB_SH_1, whole genome shotgun sequence, one region includes:
- the TUBB gene encoding tubulin beta chain — translation MREIVHIQAGQCGNQIGAKFWEVISDEHGIDPTGTYHGDSDLQLDRISVYYNEATGGKYVPRAILVDLEPGTMDSVRSGPFGQIFRPDNFVFGQSGAGNNWAKGHYTEGAELVDSVLDVVRKEAESCDCLQGFQLTHSLGGGTGSGMGTLLISKIREEYPDRIMNTFSVVPSPKVSDTVVEPYNATLSVHQLVENTDETYCIDNEALYDICFRTLKLTTPTYGDLNHLVSATMSGVTTCLRFPGQLNADLRKLAVNMVPFPRLHFFMPGFAPLTSRGSQQYRALTVPELTQQVFDAKNMMAACDPRHGRYLTVAAVFRGRMSMKEVDEQMLNVQNKNSSYFVEWIPNNVKTAVCDIPPRGLKMAVTFIGNSTAIQELFKRISEQFTAMFRRKAFLHWYTGEGMDEMEFTEAESNMNDLVSEYQQYQDATAEEEEDFGEEAEEEA, via the exons ATGAGGGAAATCGTGCACATCCAGGCCGGTCAGTGTGGCAATCAGATCGGTGCCAAG TTCTGGGAGGTGATCAGTGATGAACATGGCATCGACCCCACCGGCACCTATCATGGGGACAGCGACCTACAACTGGACCGCATTTCCGTGTACTACAATGAAGCCACAG GTGGCAAATATGTCCCTCGTGCTATCTTGGTGGATCTAGAACCCGGAACCATGGACTCTGTTCGCTCAGGTCCTTTTGGTCAGATCTTCAGACCAGACAACTTTGTTTTTG GTCAGTCCGGTGCAGGCAACAACTGGGCCAAGGGCCACTATACAGAGGGAGCCGAGCTGGTTGACTCGGTCCTGGATGTGGTTCGGAAGGAGGCCGAGAGCTGTGACTGCCTGCAGGGCTTCCAGCTGACCCACTCGCTGGGTGGGGGCACCGGCTCCGGAATGGGCACCTTGCTCATCAGCAAGATCCGTGAAGAGTATCCTGACCGCATCATGAACACCTTCAGCGTGGTGCCCTCACCCAAAGTTTCCGACACTGTGGTTGAGCCCTACAACGCCACCCTCTCTGTCCATCAGCTGGTGGAGAACACTGATGAAACCTACTGCATTGACAACGAGGCCCTTTACGACATATGTTTCCGCACCCTCAAGCTGACCACACCAACCTACGGAGACCTGAACCACCTCGTCTCGGCCACCATGAGTGGAGTCACCACTTGCCTCCGCTTCCCTGGCCAGCTCAACGCTGACCTCCGCAAGCTGGCCGTCAACATGGTGCCCTTCCCACGCCTCCACTTCTTCATGCCTGGCTTTGCCCCTCTAACCAGCCGTGGCAGCCAGCAGTATCGGGCCCTCACTGTCCCTGAGCTCACCCAGCAGGTCTTCGATGCCAAGAACATGATGGCTGCCTGTGACCCCCGCCATGGCCGGTACCTCACCGTGGCTGCTGTGTTCCGTGGGCGGATGTCCATGAAGGAGGTAGATGAGCAGATGCTCAACGTGCAGAATAAGAACAGCAGCTACTTCGTGGAATGGATCCCCAACAACGTCAAGACAGCTGTTTGCGACATCCCACCCCGTGGTCTGAAGATGGCAGTCACCTTCATTGGCAACAGCACGGCCATCCAGGAGCTGTTCAAGCGCATCTCAGAGCAGTTCACGGCCATGTTCCGCCGGAAGGCTTTCCTCCACTGGTACACAGGTGAGGGCATGGACGAGATGGAGTTCACCGAGGCTGAGAGCAACATGAACGACCTCGTCTCCGAGTACCAGCAGTACCAGGATGCCACcgcagaagaggaagaggatttCGGTGAGGAGGCCGAAGAGGAGGCCTAA